One Parageobacillus sp. KH3-4 genomic region harbors:
- the rnmV gene encoding ribonuclease M5 has product MKIKEIIVVEGKDDTVAIRRAVDADTIETNGSAISDETIERIKLAKEKRGVIIFTDPDFPGEKIRKIIAERVPGCKHAFLPRKAAIAKNGKGIGVEHASVEDIREALKNVYDEATKWNEEITFNELVTAGLIGGKLAKKRRRHLGEILKIGYTNGKQLYKRLQIFQISKEAFYAALEQVLQEEANDEYK; this is encoded by the coding sequence ATGAAAATTAAAGAAATTATTGTTGTGGAAGGTAAAGACGATACGGTGGCGATTCGGCGCGCCGTTGATGCAGATACGATTGAAACAAACGGGTCGGCAATCAGCGACGAAACGATTGAGCGGATTAAGTTGGCAAAAGAAAAACGAGGAGTGATTATTTTTACAGATCCTGATTTTCCGGGTGAAAAAATTCGAAAAATAATTGCAGAGCGCGTTCCAGGCTGCAAACATGCTTTTTTGCCAAGAAAAGCAGCTATTGCGAAAAATGGAAAAGGAATTGGTGTGGAGCACGCTTCTGTTGAAGATATACGCGAAGCATTGAAAAATGTGTACGATGAAGCAACGAAGTGGAATGAGGAAATTACGTTTAACGAACTTGTCACCGCCGGTTTAATCGGCGGAAAATTGGCGAAAAAGCGGCGCCGACATTTAGGGGAAATTTTAAAAATAGGATATACGAACGGAAAGCAGCTTTATAAGCGATTGCAAATATTTCAAATCTCTAAAGAAGCATTTTACGCCGCATTAGAGCAAGTGCTGCAGGAGGAAGCAAACGATGAATACAAATAA